The DNA segment TCTACGCCCACACGCACACCCCACAGAAACGAACCGTGTGCGTAATCCTGTTGAGCTGTGTGACCCTGACTGAACACTCAAACCAGCGAACTTTCCCCCAGTTGAAAGCTTGCCAGAGaaacttgtttcttttttcttcattcctCAAAACCTGCTGATGTCAGAGCTCTGAGGTATTATTGTGATGGCTGACTGCTCTCAGCCATGTTCACCTTTCACCTACTTCTCATCCATGTCCACCAGAACTGAGGTTTGACTGCAAATGTATCccaatttaaaattttatacaAATTTTCAGTATGCATAGCTTTTAGTTTTATTCTTTCCATCgccccttttctcctctctggaATTTAAACACACCTCAGTGAGAGCAAAAAGAGCAATAGGTAAGAGCTGAAAGTCTGTCTCAACTCTTCCCCAGTTGGTGTGTTTCCAGTCCAGTACAGTCTGGATGAAAGCATTCATTTTGACTGCTGGTCCAGTCACAGCTCAGTTCAATGGGGAACAGCAGCTGCTCGGCGTGGCTGCACACTGAGGGCATCATTTACTGTCTGTTATAATTACTGGAAGCCACAGTATGAAGGGCATTGACTAAACTGATCCTGGTGGTTGAAATACGCTTCCACTAAGgctataaagaaaaaaataacgaTACAAATTTTAGATccaaaaagtagaaaagtgcctgatttttttctacttatttGATTGTGTTCATACTATCCTGTATTAACTGGATTATGACATTAGGATTTCACAGTTTCTGCAAAACAAGTCCACCAGTTGATATCTGTGGAGTCAAGCTGAGCAGAGAAGCTGTCCCATATTGATTAGATTCCTTGATTTTAATTGCTAGTGATTTAAGCCTGTTTATAGCCTTACTAAACAGATGGCCCGCCACATTTGGCGTCAGATTTTGTTCAGTCGGCTTACGACAGTGTCAGGAGAGGATTTTGGGTGATTCTGGCTTTACTTACCGGCTGGTGAGTCGCTTTGCTCTGCGACGGCACTTTGTACGTCAGTGTTGCTGCTCTGAGGGGATGGTCTCTGTCGTGACTGTtggacctgaaaaaaagtagaAACCAACCAGTGATGagattgcagaaaataagaaaatacttaaatataattACTCTTATGTGGAAATGTTTGCAAACTTAGTTGTAACCCTTCCTCACCTGACTCTGCAGGGTCCTGATGCGCACATTCTGCTTGTCGAGTTTCTCCTGCTGGAGTCTGATCCGCTCCATCAGATCGTCAATGCGTTTGTTCTGAGCCTCCAGCATCATCTGACGGAAACATGACAGAGAGACAccacatttttagtattttatcaACTTTTTCATACACAGTGCTTATGCGTAAATTGTACATGTGGCTCTTTAGAACTAAATCGCCACAGAGGAACCAGATTAACACAACAAATGGGTCACTTGTAGTTTCATTGAAAACCCGGACACGCATTTCTTCCTCTAAATGACAAGCATTTGTCCTTTCCAACTGGCCTGGCTTGGTTATGTAACTCACTCACACTGCGGGATTTTCCATCCCACAATAAAGCCTTTCAGGCTCACATAGTGCATTGTAAACGGAGTCCTGAAAAGCGCAGCTCTCATAAGCCTCTTCCACTGTGTCATATGGCCGAATACTCTACAGGTTGTAAAATGTTCCAGCTGTGAAAAATTTCTCACACATTCTTGCAGCTGCTGATGTGTGCAGATCCCTTTGTCTAGAAGCCTTTAGTGTATCCCCGCACGTACTGCACGCTCCATGCCATGAAGGCTTGTTAACCAACCCCCCTCCGCTCCACTCTGTTACACCCACCACCAAATGTTTGCCCTTTGTGCATTTTGATTTAGTGCCTTTGAGCTCTGGGGAAAAAGCCCCACCATAAAAGCTAATGGTCCATGCATACTGTAACTTGACTTGAGTGCCTTTAACCATGTGCTGCAATGAAACATGTTGTGCTCTGTGGGGCTTTATGGTAAAATCTTTGTAGTATAGGAATGATCTTTTGCATACATTGGAAAGTGTCATTTAGCTTAATTTTCCTCCCAAACTAACTCCccttaattaaacattttctgccTTTCCAAACAAATTATTATCATCAAAGGCCAAAGACAGAAACTCTTGCATTCTGACCTGGATGTTGCGAGCATCACTACTGTTCTTGGCACCGGCGTGTGTGTCAAGCAGCACAGCGTCTCCCTGCAGCATGCTGTCCACCCTCTCCTCCAGCCGGCTCACTCTCTCGCTCATcgtcctcctctcctgctgcatCTCCTCCGCCTTCTCCCTCAGCTCGGCCGTGACATTCAGCAGCtgcccctctctgtcctccagtCCGTGGGCTCGAGCCTTCAGGGCTTCCCCCTCCACGCGTAGCTTCTGGCTTTCCCTCCCCAGCTCTGTCACAGTGCGGTTGAACACTTTCAGCTTAGAGGAAATGTCCCTCATCTGGAGTTTGGTTTTGTCCACATGCTCCTTCAGCCCCTGGCCCAGCTGCAGCAGGCCATGAGCAATGACATTGACATCATCCCATGCTGCATACTGTACACGTTTCTCCTTGGCAGCACTGCCGGAGGATGAGCTTCCTTTTCTCTCCAAAGGGAAACCTGTGGCCATGAGTGCCACGAGGCAGAGAGTCAGAGTTGCGAGCGTTATCTTCATTGCTGCCGTTGTCCTGAACTGTTGAAAAATCTttgctttaaatatttgtcCTGTTGCAAAAGTGTGCAATGTTCCACCCTGGCTTCTTGAGTTGGATTTGTGAACCCAGGCTCCCGGCTCCTGCCTTCAGTTATATAGTTTCACAGCCCTCAACTCTAAGCTGCAAGCCGCCTGCCATTGGCCAGCCGAGCAGAGGGAGGGGTGCAGTTACTCTCAGGTTTCTGTCCCTCCTCCACCTCACTGTTAACTATTCATGttagaggtggaggagggaCGTGATATAACAAAAAGACTGGCTTTTCATGTCTTTGCTGTGGGAGACACACTATCCGCTGGAGGGAATGAAACAGTGATACCCCCAGCAGTGAGACAAATGTGTGCCTTTATTGTGAAGTATTGAATTAACACAATGTGAGCTAATCCATTCAGCATAGCAAACCCCTGAAATCAATCATGatagaaaaataccaaaataagaTCGTAAAGTCAAGAGTGCACCTGTTTGGAGAATTTATTCAATAAGTCTTAAACATTTCACGCATATTTCTGCAGAAATCCTCAAACCTTGAGTGCAAGACTATTTGTTCAGatcaggaaaaaacatttacagtaaactaaactgaaaatgaaCGTGGGCTTTATGGGCTGTTGTGTATGTGGACCACACACAGAGGTGCCAATGAAAGGCCAGATCTTTATAGAGCAGACACATCACCATCTGAGGGGATACTCAGAGACTCATGATGTCATTAATCCACAAAGTCACAGAGGAGGGCCCTCTGTTCCTTGGGCATGCGTTTTGTATAGCGCCTTTCTAGTCTTTTTTAGCTTTCTTCAGCATCTTTTCAgcgcttttacactacatgccACATtcacctatacacacacatctatacACTCGTGGCCGGGGCTACCATACAAGATGCCACCTGCTCATCACACCGTCACACACCAATGCACAACCATCAGGAGTGTTTAAGTCTTTTGTCCTTTGACATGTGGACTGGGGATCGATCCACCGATCTTGAGATTAGAGGAAGATCTTCTGATTAATggatgacccgctctacctTCTGAGCCAGAGCCGCtcactttatttttccaaactaatggactgttgtttttttttcattgccatTCAGTTTATGGATCTTGCTTTTACAAAGTTCCCCATGtctattttttccctctgaatATCATGTGTTTTCTGGCACAGTTTACTTTACTGAAACCTCTTCGATGAATAGCAAAGGCAGAGTGAGATTAAGTAAAATAGTAATGTGCAAAGTTTAGTGTAAGTCAAATCTGCATCATCAAGGAAACTGCATAATACATCTTTCCTCACAAGACTGAGAAAGAATTCAGTCAAAATTGTACgatttgtttttccaaaaatataaaatgctgaCATAAAACCATAGCTTTTAAAACTAGTTATTCTGGCCCCCTGTGATGGAAGGGAATCATTTCTTTAATGCTTAATGTCTTTTTATCATCCTGATTTTGATCTGCCTTTCAACAATCCTTTAACGAGTAATCTTTAGTGTTATTCacctgacagagagagattatatcataattacatatctaGCAGGTGTCGCACTGACAGAATTTCTTTTTGTATGAGCTTTGTTTATTGTtcgttttttaaagaaacaaactgaaaataatgttaaaatgcttCTTTAGGTCAGAATAAAGAGTAAGATAATCTAGATACATAGAAGGTAAGATTAAGTGGGATCTTATTCGGGGATTGCTGAGAAGGTAATTTTCTCTGTGCGGGAAAAGAATGGCCCCTAAAAAACAGGATTTCATAATAATCTTTGGACAATGGGAATAATGAATGAAGTCAGTAATAGCGTGAAGTAAGTCATGACAGGAACATATGTACAATTTTGGCCTGAGGTGCTCTTCAGCAACAATCGGCTGCTGGGAGGCCGTGAGGACTGTGAGAATTAGGGGAAAGTTCACGGCACAGAGAATGCCCACATTACGGggcggttgtttttttttttttctaacagcCTCCGCCGGGGAGCTCGTAGGCCGTGCGTGATCAGGGGCCAGACCACAAAGAAGGAGCAGGTTTAACCCTCTCCTGTCTGCAGCCCAGACTAAGTAGGTGAAAGGTAACTGTGACAGTGCTAAAGGGGAAACTCAGTGCAGGGGAATTACAGGCCCTCTCTTAAGTGTCTGGAATGCaacaaacatgcattatttCCCTCGAAGCCTCAGCAGAGAGGGGTTTCCACCAGACCGACTGAAGTATGCTGCGTtccagttaaaaataaatgtttctagATCAAAATTTTCTCTTCTAGGAGGACCACCGAGGTCAACGCAGAGCAACTGCTGTGTTACCTACAGTGATGATCCATGTCCTTTGAGTTACTCTACAGCAGAATTGTCACTGCTGAATGGGAACAGGTTTTTTAGGGGAAAGGTCAAGTGGTTGAAAGGTATCTGTCTGCAGCAGGTACAAGCAGGAACATCTTGTAAAGACACCCACTACTGGAGAAAAATAGAGAAACGGTATAATTTGACATCCGTCTGGTACATGGCGGTCATGATTGTACATGTAAAGAACTTGCGCGCTTTGTTGCGTTCTTTAGGGACATTACAGAACTCAGCAGGTATGTGAGCTGGCTGTACAGTGAGGGTGTGAGAGAAAAAGTGCAGGCCTTCATTTTTGGCTCTCTGTGACTGCATCATATCGGACATATGGAGATTTTGAGAAATATACCCATGGTGGTTCAGATGAATTGCAGCTGTGTCAGTGTGGAGAAGCTGGTTGTTCAGGAGCCTGATGAAGTGGAATGTAGGTGTATAAAATAGCCTCAGGTTGTTCAGGGAAATTAtgattgtgattttgttttgttaggtTGCATGAGTCAAACTGTCTGGGAAAATTCCAGTTTTGCTTGTTATTGTAATCGTAGTAAATCATGggattttaaataaagtaaagtgtGGGATGACTCCTACTGGTTTCCATCTAACCTTTAAGACAGAATTGCATTATAATTCAACAACATATTGTCATTCgtgtcagtggtggaagaagtgttgaaatcttttacttttatatcaAAATACCACGCTgcaaaaatactccattacaagcAAAAGTCCCGCATGGAGGATGTTACTTAAAGCTCCAATGTGTTACATTTAGGGCATCTGTTGCCAAAATTGGTATACAATAGTCATAattctgttttcattagtttataataacctgaaagtaataattgttgtgttttcattagctTTGAATGAGCAGTGTATACTTACATAAGGAGTTCACCATTTTGCTCTACAGTAGTTcccaacaaacaaaccaaatattGGCTCTACATAGGACAATTAACATTTTCGAGTCCACCATTGTAGTTgtcctacatgcttggcacatgggagaagttggTTACAGATCTGCAACCTCACGGATGCCTCTTTATgctacatactggaccttaaAAGTGGAAAGGTGGTGCTGCTATTGCAAAGACGAACATATTGCTGTCTGTTATCCTCAGAGCCAAACAGCCACCAATACCACAGGACACGCTGCATTATTGTTTCCATTGTTTGACCGTTCTGTTACTGGGGATAGTAACTGCAAAGAACCTACGTTGATCTTCTTTGATAAGTGGGGATAGCTACAGATAACCACTACGGAAAAccaggctgttttcatgcacagtTTGTATGTATACctacgaaaagtaatgcaccacatTTTGCTTAGAACCAACGTAATCAtaagccagtaatttgtgtataacccaTGTAATTGGGAAGGCTGAGATCACATGACTAATGCGTTGACAGAAgtaaagaaggagagagaagacagagagtcAGTTTCAGGGGGCAATTTGCGGCTGGTGGATGGGTctaaaaacacaggactttccccaaGGAGACAGGTGGTTGGAACTTATGTtgtcaacatgtttcttttcctagaCCGAACCTACGTAACTCTGAGTTAAGTGCTAGTGTCATTTGTGGGGTAATATTTTattagatatcatacaaactgttgtatcGAGATAAGTTGGGGAGAACAAAAATGCTGTCCTCATCCTGATTTGGTTGTGAAATGGTTGATGCACTTCCTTTGTGCTGTAAATCAAGCCATTATTTTCCCTGTAGATTGTGCGTGATGACAGACAGAATTTCACAATTAAGGCGAGGCTTATAGAGAACTAATCTGAAGGCAAATGGTGTCTTTACTCTATAGCCCCGGTTGGGCAATCAACATTCACTTCACAATATATTAAAGCTAAAAACTTgtgcaaaatgtatttcttgAAGTGTCAAAGGTATGCTGTAAATGATGCAGAATTGTCAGAATATAATTTCATTATATATGATACACATAGATACTATGTTGGatcaacaagaaaaacagaaaccaagGGGCTCCGTGTCACATAGAATAAACTAATTTAttaaacattgattttatttgtacaaTTTCCACAATAATGGGCACACCTAGCAATCTTTTCCTTATCCTCTCATTCAACTCTTAAGCCACACAGTCGTATGTAAGCGATCATCACTGGATCCACACCTCCCCACAGCTGCTTGTTCAGTTTCCCAAAATGGCCACTCCCATTTCTAGCCGGCATGGTGACCTTTTACCCAGATTCCAAACACAGAACATCTGTAAATCCCAGTGCAGCC comes from the Plectropomus leopardus isolate mb chromosome 12, YSFRI_Pleo_2.0, whole genome shotgun sequence genome and includes:
- the angptl4 gene encoding angiopoietin-related protein 4, yielding MKITLATLTLCLVALMATGFPLERKGSSSSGSAAKEKRVQYAAWDDVNVIAHGLLQLGQGLKEHVDKTKLQMRDISSKLKVFNRTVTELGRESQKLRVEGEALKARAHGLEDREGQLLNVTAELREKAEEMQQERRTMSERVSRLEERVDSMLQGDAVLLDTHAGAKNSSDARNIQMMLEAQNKRIDDLMERIRLQQEKLDKQNVRIRTLQSQVQQSRQRPSPQSSNTDVQSAVAEQSDSPADVASDCHELFLRGKTTSGVYTIQPINAEPFKVFCEMTADGGWTVIQRRQDGSVDFDQLWQAYEKGFGSLNGEFWLGLENIHSIAKDGGYILNIKLADWSGDVASVRLPFHLGGQETKYSLKIQETNAFSPLESSLGTDAVTGLPFSTRDQDNDRKNDTNCAKHLSGGWWFSNCGRSNLNGRYFQSPPPKQRHQRKQSIFWKTWRGRYYPLKTSKMMIAPAVIVNKS